The stretch of DNA tttttagcgccactaaagatatttgcggcgcttccacaagtgccgcaaaaaatgccgctatcgACAACGTCGCTAACTTTTGCAGCGTTTACAGAAATAAACGCcgttaaaggtcatgttctttagcggcgctgaaaaaaaacgccgctaaaaatcatgTTCTGTAGCGGCGCTtcaaaaaaaacgccgctaaaggccatgttctttagcagcgcttttacAAAATacgctgctaaagaacatgacctatAGCGGCGCCTaccaacaaacgccgctaaagctcatgttctttagcagcgctttattcacaaacgccgctaaaagtaatgttttttagcggcgtttttttccacaaacgccgctaaaggtcatgctctttagcggcgattttccacaaatgccgctaattttgggatttttgtaaaataaaattttccattttttcagccctcctgtagcaacaaatcaaaagcaaccaaatctaaaccagccaaaagtaataaatttatataatatttcaaattaaacgaataaaataatattactataaataaataaaatagaattcatattatttttacaaaaatgttaaaagttaaaatgataaaaatatttatgcaatacactatgacggcggaagttgcgactgctgaaacatcttcatcatattctgaagctgttGTTGGAGTTCGTCATACTTTCTGCCCTGCTCTACTTCTTTCGATGTcgcatctgctttaagttgtagctggagttcttcatatttcttttgaacctctgcttctctcgctgcagcctctgtttccctcgctgccgcctctgctttaagttgtagctggagttcttcatatttcctttgaacctcaactgtggtcgcttgcatctgagccttctagtcttttaacctctgaacttcagcttgagcctgactccccgaaggcatgtattgctgcgagctggatccaaaatattgggttaggctaacaaaagatccttgaaatcggaaccgaccatacctttcaggacccaaaacttcagtaataatccggttatcaatgtcttcaagatgaacaaaactatcactagaagcaatcgcttcgtactccgcctttttatcctttagtttttcctaataaataaatcacatagttaggaacgcaatatatattaaaaaaacaaatgcaacataacaatagtcgcattacaagcaatgaattaaaccattagaaaataaacactataaataactaaaacaagtcaaatcgtattaagtaagcGTACtataatttcaccagcttcaggagtcataggagatccatctttcttcctatgtgtaatttcaaaaagttgaaggcgtccaactttttgactggacaacagttcctacaatatagtagtaaaaatattatttaatggaaagttatacatatttgacagtattaaaaaattaaaaatacctccgcctcagctacacatgcaaaacttttcgacccagctgtgtgagtgaatttttgtttgtctgctgctttttccaactcattcacgatcctacgttatgaaatttttagtacgtaaatagtaaatactataaaccaaaataattacaagagtttggaagtacgtcatacctcgcctttcttcgaatgccaaaatctaaccgcatcttcccattggtacctcagcatacctagcgggacattttgcaatttctcatcgagggttgtttttgtcttataataatatttcttcaaagtacttttatggtctctctaTCTTTtccccaatgccttctttacataagtatccgagacctctaaagcaaacttCGCCTACAAAAAGCACAAgttaagaaagtaaatataaatgaaactaattCCCAAgtattacagatgacattaacattttgttaccttaatattatcgacggcttggtttttgttactatcgggcatttgatgctATGACTcatagttgataggcaacatattcgcatttcgtgctaaaatgcctatgtttcctgctaaaagtcgaacttctgatccaacaggctgaccaaaactgtttctgcataccttgacacgctcgactggatctaactcgtataaatctctaagtagcgtacaTCCTCGACCTTtacgcgtcccaccattttcagctgaaaaatggtatattataatataagaatttgaaaaataaatcaattataagtcaacacgcatgtaaattaaatgtaaaattattttcaacttctgtaggatcctcaggtgtaatcgaaacattcgaagatccaattactgtttgttgttcactatttgtttctgccgagtttggatcattttgaataATGCTTAGAACTCgcatttttcttctaggcattttatctgcaatacacataaaatagttgaaaacttaataactaattacaacaataacagcacatataaaatagttgaaatatataataagaccaagatttaaattatgatattacatataattaaacaatcgtaaaatcttactatatcattattcgtaaatatcttcatccgtatcctgacgaacccattgaaattgtgtactagtactagggatattatcgtttaagttttgttctggaaagggcaaagtttctgatctgtcgtcgatgttatctctacttccagtGCTCATGTCAagcaagtctctagggatgttatggagtacaacgtaccaaccctcatcagttggatcttttgagtaaaaaacttgtttgacttgagatgagaatacatacggctcatctatcagttgttgtcctgtgtgaatcaatcgagcgaagttcaccattgtaaaaccaaattgatcttgcttaattccacgagcagtattaacatcagcccaatcacctcgaaataagacaacttttcattttccgtagtaatccaactcaattatgtcagtgaGAAGTCCGAAATATTTCACATTTCCCTCGACaagattattgtccctagcactagcataacttgtaattaaggaattaacaactattccacaattttgcgttctcctcaatctctcgcgatattttgtatgaaatctgaatccgttgatgaggaatgcactatatcttttaaccactcgatttggaccttgggaaagccatttaacttcgtcgttgacgttcttcccactccaaacctattgaatggaaagtaaactgagtaattaaaaattttatgagaaaacattattatttgtcgaTGAAAGCTCcaattgcataccgtttggcttaaccattcatgaaaagattctgtgaacaacttattgatatctcgatgttgtgttcttcgggagcgcgaacgagatctcaatatttgtttgtactcactatgttaaaaaaatgttcactttgttagaagataaacaatttttaatttgataaatatttatcaaatttgtagaatttacttccgtaaaggttccattgattcgtggtgaaacagaacatatcgatgtgcttgtacccacgataaatgatctaattctgcaatttcaactttgctgattggttctccaaaactttggaacaaataagtatcggcgaAGTTATGGTCCGCGAGtccagcatttctatttggtctgttcaaccttgtttcaacatcttccaaatatcttgaacagaaggtcatacattcctctgccaagtagcctttagcaatcgatccttctggataacacttgttgcggcagtaagactttaatttggataggaacctaaacacgatatacaacattatcaaaagttgtaactaaaggcatagaggtgaatgaaagaaaattttaaaaattttaattaacacctttctatgggatacatccatcgatagaaaacgggtccgccaagaattgcttcatgcaggagatggattatcaagtgaaccataatggtgaagaaggaaggtgggaagattttctccatgttgcataaagtcaaagcggctcgatcctgtaccttctgaagtttttgaacatccaaaactttgctacaaatggctttcattatattggatagttcaattatacaagacgtcacctttttggacatacaacatcgtagagcaactggcaataaatcttgcatcaagatgtgatagtcatgtgattttagcgaatataatcttcgatctttaacactaacacatcgagatatatttgatgcatacgcatctgaaacctttatatccttcacaACCGTGTAGAACACTTCTTTCTCCGTcttcgacattgaaaaaatagaaggcggcaaccgatatttcccattcggaagtggattgggatgaagatcaggtcgaattcccatttggactaaatcaagtcgactctgaagattgtcttttgattttccgtcgacattcaaaattgtacccacaatgttctcgtagacatttttctcaatgtgcataacatcaagattgtgtcgtaaaaggtgatgctcccaataaggcaactcaaaaaaatacttctttttttccaccagtccgcctcattaggatcgtcctcttcatcagagtcatcatcagcttcatcatttgatcttctatttctttgcatGTTTGGCAGTTGGTtatttcctttttaattaatttaatgtcaTAAGCAAATGTTAATTGCCTCTAAATCCACACCCTTACCAATAAATCCACAAAATTTAGTCTCTGAATTAAACAAAATTTCCTTGAATTTTAGTTTCTTTAATAATGTATCACTTTGATATTATCTCATTtcatcacttatatatatatatctgtaagACAGTAAATGACAGTTCCCAATCCAATCTACTTTATATAATCCAACATGACAACCAAAAAATGGATGAAAGACAATTATAACAAACAAACAAAGGGTATATATATCGAACTTAAAAATCATACTTAAAAACAACATGGTGTAATAGAAATAAACTTCAAAATCCAATTCATTACCTGGAAATGTATTCGGCTGCACCACATGTAACAGAACAttcttataaattaataaattaaacctaaactacacatcaaaatttcatactaaaaaaaaGTACCAGATGATTTCACCGGCACCAACAGAGAATAAAATTTCACTTAACATTTAGTCCAAGCCATTTAACCCATTACAGTGATAATGAAAGCAATGAAATTAAATGAAAGCATGAGTTCTGTACCTTCAGAACGATGAAGAAAACAGGCTGACCAAAGCAATGAAATGGATTGAAATGAAAACCTATACAGAAACAACATAAAATCAATTCCTAACCACTTAAACCATTCACAAAATAAATGAACAATCGAAGCAGTAAAGTACCTTCAGGAGGACTCACAAAATAGTAGAAGACCGAAAACCCTAAACAcagagaataatttttttttaattccagtATCACCAACCAATAACAAAGCAACATCAAATTAACAAATACCACAAAACCCAATGTATAAATACGCAGAATCGGACATTCGAACATTAAATGATGTTCCTCAACGTTCTCCGTCTTTTTTGCCGCAAATAATGTTAAAACGTACCAACAAATTGAATGTATGAAgctttttttattggtttttttgcaagaaattgaaagaaacaaacagaaatatGAAAGACATGAAAAATTTGGATGAGGGGAATTTGGAGACCATTCATGAAACACTTAGGAGTTTGAGTGAAGAAGGGGATTTGGGGCTGGGTGCGAGGATATACCCCAAAATTGATATACatacaaaacgacgccgtttaattttaatatttttgtggcgCTTAAAGGAAAACGCCACTAATGTTACAGATTTTGCGGCGTTTTGAGAAAAAACGCCACTACCCAATAAACTCGTCAACGATACGGCACCGTTTTGTTCAATTTTTATTGTGTATTTGCGGCGTTTTACGTAGAAACGCCACTAGATATTTTGATTTCTAATAGATTTTTAAATTGGATAaatattataacattattttaaattttaatattttataatgaaattatccattttattttaataatattatttaaaaatatgatacaGATTTAagacattatttttaattatacaaatttaataaatttctaaatattcaaatttataaatactatcaatttaaatactatcaatattcaaatttataaatatgtttgCGGCGTTTAtctaaaagcgccactaaagcaaTATACTGAAAGAAAAATGAGCTTTTTCGGCTAAGGGTTGGGATGAAATATAGGAATTAAAAGACGACAGCGTCTTACCAGAATGCAAACTTGCAGCGTTTTTACCCTAGCGCCACTAATGCCATTAATAGATAAGATAAAACGAAACCGTTTTGTTTATACCAGAAAGAAACTTTGCGGCGCTTCTACCACAGTGCCGCTAATGCCtacctttagtggcatttttaaaaaacgccacaacttatatataaaaaaaacggcaccgttttatgTAAAACTTAAAACATATTTGCGGCGCTTTAAGGAAAGCGCCACTATAGACAATGCCAAACGACGCAGTTTCTTAACTCATAATACACTTTTTTGCGGCGTTTACAAAAAAGCGCCACCAAAAGCAAAGAACAAAACGGCCATGTTTTGCTAACATTTGAAtaaaatttgtggcgtttttataaaaatgccgctaatgcctcactttttgcggcgttttcataTAAATGCCGCTAatgtttataatttcttttaaattagtgAGAAAatagtaactaataaaaaaagagagtaatgcatttttaaaaaataattacacattttaaaaaataaatacatcaatatatttttatattgaataaatttaaatatttatgtatgcaatataaataaaaaattattttaattatatcaatatttatGTTACTATTTTACAATATATGGATCAAACTAATTAAAAGTTAATGTATACAATTGAACAATAAAACATTGTTCATGTgtgcttttgggatttaacccattttgatatttttttaaaatattaatttatatttatattatttacatttatATTCAAAAATATCCAAGATTAAACACAAAGCCCCAAACCCCAAAGTAGAAACCCTAAAACCGTCAACCATATAAAATATCAAACCATCAAACCCCAAAATCCATTCCTCACTATACTGTAAGCCTTAACcgtaaatcttaaaccctaaactataaaccctaaaccccaaaccccaaactataaaccctaaacccattaattaaccataaaaccctaaaccacCAAACACCAAAATCCAATCCACACTATATCGTAAACATTAATcgtaaatcttaaaccctaaaccataaacattaaacccataaaccataaacaacAACCACCAAATcataaactttaaaccctaaaactaGCCAAACCCTAAAGTCAAAACCGTAAATCCTAAACCATATCTTTGGGAATTCGGGTGGCCAATGTTAGTTTAgtacaaaacatatattttatattcttaattatattataataatataggTGTGCTACAAAGTGGCATGAATCCCAGTAAAATTCAAATGTTATTCTTTAATTAGTTTTCAAATAGTATCTTTAAACCTTGAACATCAAACCTTCAATCcctaacccaaaataaaaaatagtataccataaaccctaaaactctaTACCATTAACATTAATTCTTAAATTCTAAAtcctaaaatggtaaaataaattaattttattgcgGCATTTTTACCTAAAACGCCACTGAAGTACTAAAAACGGCGCGGTTTTGGTTAAcaatttagcggcgctttccctaaagcgccactaaaaattgttctatagcggcgttttcaaATAAGTGCCACTAATGCATCTATAGGTCAAGCCAAAACGATGGCGCCGCTAACGGTGCTATAGCTCAAGACGAAACATTACGTTTCGGTTTAAAATTTTCCAGCGTTTTTTAGTTAATCGCCGCTAATTTCGGTAAATAGCGGCATTCTTAACAACCGCCGCTATTGGCTCTATACCTCAAGACCAAACACTGCGCTTTGGATAAGATATTTTGCAGCGCTTTTTATAATGTGCCGCTAATTCTgtgctttagtggcgtttttccataagcgccactaattctaatttacctcaagaccaaacgttgcgttttggttaagatattttgtTGCGCTTTTTATAATGCGCTGCTAATGCtgtgctttagcggcgtttttccataAGCGCCACGAATTCTAatatacctcaagaccaaacgctgcgttttggttaagatattttgaGGCGCTTTTTATAATGCGCTGCTAATTCTgtgatttagcggcgttttttcataagcgccactaattctaataaaCCTCTAGACCAAatgctgcgttttggttaagatattttgcggcgcttacaaataaacgccgctaattgTGCTATTTAATGGCGTTTTTATAGTGCGCCGCTACTGCCGCTATTCCTGAAGATTAAACGATGCATTTTGTCAGCATTTTTTTACGGTGTTTTTGTTTAAAAACACCACTAATGATAATCTTTtacggcgttttttaaaaaacgccactacaGATTcgactttttgcggcgttttacaaagagcgccgctaatgctcgattattagcggcgtttgttattcaaacgccacaaaagatgccgctaaaagcctgttttggtgtagtgattacTATTGTAATTGTAAatgtaattgataatttttttggcataaaaaaaaaacacacccTTAGTTTGGGGAACATGGCATGCGCAAATGAGGACAAGACAAACATAGCAACAATTAAGAAACCAAACTGCTTATTTCCTAGAGGGTCAATGGCAGCTCTCGACTTAAAATGAAGCTAGGGAGGAGAATTGGGCCACACCACCACTACTTGTAAGCCGAAGAGCCAACAGACAAAGACCAGACTGGCTCCTTAACTCTCAGTTTCATCAGCAACATTCTTCCCTGCATCCACAAGTATGCACTTCATATTATCAACCAGCTCCTGCATTTGTTCCCTTGAATGCAACGGCGAAGGATAAACGCAAATGCAATCCAGTCGCCCATCTCGTATGGTGTCGAATATCGCGATGGACGGCGCGATGCCATGAGCGGAAGCGCATCCCATATAGTCCTCTACGCCGACTTGATTTTGCTGGTTACTAGACTCATCTATCACCGTATCCTCGAAGACCGATATCAAACATGTCCTCAATGAGGCAGATGGAGTCAAGCCAGGGTTCTCCATGGCCCTGCACATTAAGAAATTCAGGTCTGCCATGTCTGACAAGTGCTTGTTGCAGCTCTTGTAGTGTGTAAATACGGTGTACACTTTCTCTGCTAGCTCCCAAAGCTTCTCTCCTCCTTTGATGGCGTGCGTGTTCAGAATAGCTGAGTGGTAAAAacctagaaaaaaaaagaagattttaAAGAAATGGTATCAAGTAAGACGCTTTCCTTGTTTGGCATGGAATTTAAGACACAGAACTTTGGTTGGGTGTTGGGTCTTTTTCTCCTTCAAATAAAGAAAGTTACTTACACCATTGAAAATGGCAGGGTCAGGCAGCATCGTCTGGTTTTATATCAGAGAAATAAGGAAAAGAAAGATTGTACGTGGGTGGGGTCAAGTATGAATTAGCCATCATAAAAATAGATTCCAGGACCAAAGTCATTAATAAAAGAGATATTTAAGAAAGATATTATCAATAGTCAATGATAATTGATAATACGACCGATAACATGAGAACTTTGATTTAGACAAGTTGAAAACAAGAGGTTTATAAGGAACTTAATTACCGAAATGGTGATTGGAGAGCGGAGGTTCAAGAATTGAGCGGCAATCTGTGAGTGTTACAACGCCATATTTCTTCTTTTGATGATCTGAACGGCTTTTAGAACTGTGTGCAGAAATCAGCCCGGCAGCTCCTAATGCTCCACATAACTTAATCCCTCTTGCCTTGCAACCCTGAAATGTTGATTTTTTAAGCACTAATTTTAAGGCATGTTTAGAAGCTTGAAATGGATACTTACAGTCAAGATCTTCTGAGTGTCATCAGGGTTGATAAGCAACCTCACTACTTGAGTAGATCTAGGAGATTTGGCATCTTTGAACCTCAAGTTCGTGAACCTTAAAGAATTAACAGAGTAGCTTAGCATGTCCACTCCTCGTGCCCAAAGTGTTTTCTTAACAATGCCTTTTGGAAGAATATCTTCCATGGCCAAACTGATCTCTCCTTTGTTCATCGTAATTTCTTTTTGACCTTGCTGAAACCCTGTTTCCTCCTCCTCAATAGCCATTAACGTCAACAACTCTCTCAGCAACGACACCGCCGTGGTCCGGTCACAAGCAGCCGCATGTAGGCGGAGCACCAACACCCACCTTGTTGCACCAGGCAAGGCATAAACACTGGCGAAAAACACGTCGTGTTTGGTGGTACATGAAGAACTAACCCAAGCGTTTTGGTTAAGCTCGTGTTCGAGAATCAAATGAAGGGGTGAGATGTTTTGGTTGTTTTCAAGGATTTGACAAGTTGTAGAATGGTTAAAGTACTTGATTTGAATGAAAGGGGAGGGGGAGGTAACGAAGGAGTAACTGTTGGCAGTAGGACTGTAATGGAGGCGAGACCTAAGAATGGGATGGGAGATTTGGAGCTTGTGGAGGGCATTTTTAAGATGTGAAACGTCGGGGTTTTTGGAAGAAATGATAGCCAAGACGGCTATCCCGGTTCCCCCGACCACCGCTCGGCACCAGTTGTGCTCGGTGCCGCCAACTGCTCGACTTTGGGTGGACATGTATGTAGTAATGATAGCAGCTGTAGTAGAGTAATGGTATAATAATAGTAGCGGTGGTGAGGGGATATTTTTACTGCTCCCTCTGCCTTTGCTTAGTTTCGGTGAGCAAGTTGGATATTTATAGATAGGGGAATTAAATGAATGCTGCTTCTCATTGGGCGGGTAGAGGCAGAGTTAAATTTTTCTtcacataaatttataaaattctaaatacATAATTTTTGAAAGAGTCAAAATGTTTACCAGTAATGATTTGCTATCAGGAGAGATACATAAACTATATAAAATGGAGgtccttaatttttaatttaatttactctttatattatttattagtataaatagttaaatcgttaatatttttattaaaatggacACGTAGCTTTCTATGTTTTGAGTTTatcttgtcttttttttttattcttaccttggttaaatttcaattttgatttttatactATGCTAAAACTTAACATttagtctatatatatatttttatatatattattgtgtTCCTTTACTTTAAatatcattagttagtctaaataattaatattattaactatttcaattaaaatgttgatgtcaattttcttaaaaacactacaaaaaaatattttatcatgatAAGTTTAAACAGGAGTTTCtaagaaaaaaattctaatagtattttttacattatttttattgtttacatgacttgaatttttaaattcaaaaaatagagagactaaattttTGACCATAAAAATAAGggaccaaaatataaatatacaaagtGTATAAAGATTTAAAGCAtgttttaacctttaaatttttactctataattgATTTGACACAAAATTAAAGTATCCATTGATAGTAATGACTAATTTTCTCGCCACGAGTGCTCTCCAACGAGATAAACAACTGGCCATGAAATGTGCCCATTCCCATATGCAAAGATCAAACCCCTATTTTCATGGTTAAAGAATGAGATGAGTACCAACGAGATAAACAACTGGCCATGAAATGTGCCCATTCCCATATGCAAAGATCAAACCCCTATTTTCATGGTTAAAGAATGAGATGAGTAACACCACaatttttaatgtactttaattaattaaattatttaaagagaAGATAACATGTCATCCATCGTGTCCGTCTAGTACTATATGATCTTAGAAAAACGTAGGTTGAATTTGAAGTTAGTCATTCAATAAGATTGTAATTTTAATATAgatctttattattttgattcgGGAATACAAATTTTTCGATTATTTTGTCAAACCTTGGATTATAAGATAATTTTCCATTTCATCCTAAAAACACATTTCTTATATTGATTCCTTCGGACCAAACAGATTTTAAACTTGTCTTCATATTGTTCTAACTTCGCATACATTTCTAGTAGGGTAGAGagtttttctcttcctttttccCAACGTTTATTAATGACCCCCATCTACCTTCTTCCTTTGGCGAAAATTAATCTTATGTGTTAACTAATCAACCCAATTTCATTTATTGTGCTACATGATTTCAGAACCAAAAATGGTTTTTACATTACTCCAACAAATTACCATTTTTAGAAAACAAAGAAATTAATAATGACAACTCTATGATATTTAAGATGcatttgtttcattaaaaatatatgtCTCCTCTTATGTTTGTTTAATGACAAGTACGTTGGTTGAACGGAAactcacttacaagttaatagaaaataaatCCTTTCTTTTTAGCAATTAATATACccttttaaaaaatgtaaattatttttcgaaaaataactCTTTTATGAGTAATGTTATATTTATACAAAAATTAACTTGAGTAATTATAGTGATaacattttcttaattttaattcttaaaaatatttacaaaaattaatataaaatattagaatgttcaatattattaaatatacttatttaattttttatatataataatataatcaatatattttattattttaataaattattaatattaaaattttaataatatatttttaatatattattgaaaaaaatattaatattttaataataaatacatattacaatttataattgttttacagtataaaatataaacattttaatgACTTAATTTATTTCTTccaatatatgtaatttaaattaagttttaattaggcattgtttattattaagtttatatatgatattaattattataaaatattattatattataaaataaatttcaattgtcAAAAGAAAATGGtactataatattttgtaataaatatatttatgttgtatttattttactaacaacaacttttttaaaagataatattgttgatttttttaaaaggttacaACTATAGGACAAATACAAATAAATGCCCGAACGATTACAATGTAAAATAAACTATTACAACTCAAACGGATtaaaaattgaaacaattaaGACAAATGGTAACTAAGCAAATTAAAAAATTGCATATGGTGGGTTTTGTAATACCCGATTTTGGCCCGGGTCTAAAATGCCCAAATTACAAGCAGGCCTGTGTGgcccaaaatgaaataaaacaaaggCCCAAATACAGTGGCCCAAAACAGattcaggaaaccctagggtttcaagGGTGAACTCGCGCCGCAAGCCAAGCCTCGCCCTCCGAATCTCCCGTGATCGTGCCTACAcaacaaaggaaagaaacaaagcaagatATGGCAAAAAAATCTAGAAATCAAATCAAGCAGATGCTGGAAGAt from Gossypium hirsutum isolate 1008001.06 chromosome D04, Gossypium_hirsutum_v2.1, whole genome shotgun sequence encodes:
- the LOC107899249 gene encoding uncharacterized protein → MSTQSRAVGGTEHNWCRAVVGGTGIAVLAIISSKNPDVSHLKNALHKLQISHPILRSRLHYSPTANSYSFVTSPSPFIQIKYFNHSTTCQILENNQNISPLHLILEHELNQNAWVSSSCTTKHDVFFASVYALPGATRWVLVLRLHAAACDRTTAVSLLRELLTLMAIEEEETGFQQGQKEITMNKGEISLAMEDILPKGIVKKTLWARGVDMLSYSVNSLRFTNLRFKDAKSPRSTQVVRLLINPDDTQKILTGCKARGIKLCGALGAAGLISAHSSKSRSDHQKKKYGVVTLTDCRSILEPPLSNHHFGFYHSAILNTHAIKGGEKLWELAEKVYTVFTHYKSCNKHLSDMADLNFLMCRAMENPGLTPSASLRTCLISVFEDTVIDESSNQQNQVGVEDYMGCASAHGIAPSIAIFDTIRDGRLDCICVYPSPLHSREQMQELVDNMKCILVDAGKNVADETES